A single window of Candidatus Thermoplasmatota archaeon DNA harbors:
- a CDS encoding 50S ribosomal protein L24e: protein MPERKECAFCGTVIEPGTGRLFVRRDGTRHNFCTEKCQKNLLKLRRIPRNIKWTRAYVKGTPQKPAATAGATEAPPTPKAKSAAKPRAAVAPKK, encoded by the coding sequence ATGCCGGAACGCAAGGAATGCGCCTTCTGCGGGACCGTGATCGAGCCGGGCACGGGACGCCTGTTCGTCCGCCGCGACGGCACGCGCCACAACTTCTGCACGGAGAAGTGCCAGAAGAACCTCCTGAAGCTCCGCCGCATCCCGCGCAACATCAAGTGGACGCGCGCGTACGTGAAGGGAACGCCGCAGAAGCCCGCCGCGACGGCCGGCGCCACCGAGGCGCCGCCGACGCCCAAGGCGAAGTCGGCCGCCAAGCCCCGCGCCGCGGTGGCCCCGAAGAAGTAG